The DNA window CTTCCGGGTGGCCCCGAACGCGACCAGGATCGCGTGCCGCAACTCCAGCTCGGTGCGGGCGCGGCGGAAGAACTCGGTGTCCTTCGGCACGGCGCCCGGCCAGCCGCCCTCGATGAAGCCGACCCCGAGGTCGTCGAGCAGGCGGGCCACCGCCAGCTTGTCGACCACCGAGTAGGTGAGCCCCTCGCGCTGGGCGCCGTCGCGCAGCGTCGTGTCGTACACCTGGAAGGTCATGGGAGTCCTCTTCTCGAACCTGCGGGGAGCAACAAAAAGACCCCCCGCGGATGCGGGAGGTCTGCGCGCTCGGCGAGGGGGAAGGCCGGCGCGCTAGCTGCCAATAATCAGGACGGAGCTGGTCACGGTCCGTACTCTGCCACTCCGATCCGGCTTGTGGGAGGAGAAACCCACATCGCGGGACGGGTCCGTGATCGACTTAACAAGCCGCCCTGCCCAGGGTCCGGCGGTGACCGGGCTGCGGAAGTATCTGGAACAGATCCAGTTACCGGCCTGGCGTCGTCGCCAGGCCGCCGTCAAGGAGGACCCGTGCTCACTGTCGGTGACCACTTCCCCGAGTACGAACTCACCGCGTGCGTCTCGCTCGACGCCGACAAGGCGTTCGAGACGATCAACCACAAGACCTACGAGGGCAAGTGGCGCGTCGTCTTCTTCTGGCCGAAGGACTTCACCTTCATCTGCCCGACGGAGATCGCCGAGTTCGGCCGCCTCAACGGCGAGTTCGCCGACCGGGACGCCCAGGTTCTCGGCGTCTCCGTGGACAACGAGTTCGTGCACTACGCCTGGCGCAAGGACCACCCGGACCTGCGCGACCTGCCCTTCCCGATGCTCAGCGACATCAAGCGTGAGCTGACCGCCGACTGCGGCGTGCTCGGCGAGGACGGCGTCGCCCAGCGGGCCACCTTCATCGTCGACCCGGACAACGAGATCCAGTTCGCCATGGTGACCGCCGGCTCGGTCGGCCGGAACGTCTCCGAGGTGCTGCGGGTGCTCGACGCCCTGCAGACCGACGAGCTCTGCCCGTGCAACTGGAACAAGGGCGGCGCCACCCTGGACGCCAACGCGCTGCTCGCCGGTGCCGGGGCCTGAGCATGGGTCTGGACGCGGTCAAGGCGGCCCTGCCCGAGTACGCCAAGGACATCAAGCTCAACCTCGGCTCCACCATCGCCACCTCGACGCTGAAGCCGGAGCAGGCCTGGGGCACCGCCCTGGCCTGCGCGGTGGCGGCCCGTAACCCGGTGGTGCTGCGGGAGATCGCCGCCGAGGCGGCCGGGCACCTCACGCCCGAGGCGGTCGAGGCGGCCAAGGGCGCGGCCACCATCATGGCGATGAACAACGTCTACTACCGGGCCAAGCACCTCATCGGCGACGAGCAGTACGCCTCGCTGCCGGCCCGGCTGCGGATGCAGATCATCGCCCGGCCCGGGGTGGAGAAGACCGACTTCGAGCTCTGGTGCCTCGCCGTCTCGGCGATCACCGGCTGCGGCGTCTGCCTGGAGTCGCACGAGAAGACCCTGCGGGCCGCCGGGTTCAGCCGCGACCAGGTGCACGAGGGGCTGCGCATCGCCTCCGTGGTGCACGCCGCCGCGGTGGCCCTGGACGCGGAGGCCGCGCTGGCCTGAGCCGGCCGGTGTATCGATCTCCGCAACCGGGTAGGCAGGGATTCGACAGGCAAATCCCCCGAGAAAGTCGAGAAAGGGAGTGTTGACGCCATGGAGCGGCTCGACCCTCGAACGACCCACGGGACGCCGGATCCGCTGACCCAGGGTGGTCAGGGCGCCTTCGCGGGCGGCGCGCCCGCCGGGCGCTTCGATCCGTGGAGCTACCGGGACGACGCCGGGGTGACCGGAGTCGACCTGGTCGGCTACAAGGTGGAGGCGAGTGACGGCGGTATCGGCAAGGTGGACCGGGCCAGCCACGAGGTGAACTCCAGTTTCCTCGTGGTGGACACCGGCCCGTGGATCTTCGGCAAGAAGGTCATGCTGCCGGCCGGCACCGTCAACCACGTCGACCACGACGAGCGGAAGGTCTACGTCGACCGGAGCAAGGACCAGATCAAGGCCGCGCCCGAGTACGACGAGGCCACCGACACGGACCCGGCCTACCGGGACAAGCTCGGCGGTTACTACGACGACACCTACTCGTCGATCCCGCCGGGCACCGCCCGGTAACGGAGAGACCTGCAACCAGCGGCCGGCGGGGCACATCGTGGCCCCGCCGGCCGTTACCGTGTCAGGGGTGGACGCTCCGGAGACCCCCTTTCCCGCGCTCTTCAACTTCCGCGACGTCGGCGGCTACCGCACCCGCGACGGGCGCACCGTCCGGCGCCGCCGGCTCTACCGCTCCGACTCCCTGCACCGCATCGACGAGACCGACCGGGCGGCGTTCACCGCGCTCGGCATCCGCACCGTCATCGACCTGCGCCGCCCCACCGAGGTGGCCCGCGACGGCCGGGTGCCCGCCTACGACGGGCTGGCCTACCGGCACATCCATCCCGAGCACCAGGACTGGGCCGAGCGGACGTACGAGCCCGGCAGTGACCTGGCCCGCTACCTCGCCGACCGGTACGCCGACCTGGCCCGCACCGGCACCGCCGGGCTGGCCGAGGCGGTCGGCCTGATCGCCGACAGCGCCAACGCGCCGGTGGTGGTGCACTGCGTCGCCGGCAAGGACCGCACCGGCATCGTCTGCGGGCTCACCCTGGCCGTGCTCGGCGTCCCCGACGACGACGTCGCCGCCGACTACGCGCTCAGCACCGCCGCGTCCGAGCGGTTCAGCGCCTGGGTCCGGGCCACCCTGCCGGACGCCGTGGAGCCTCCGCCGCCGTTCCTGGCCTCCCCCGCCGAGGCGATGATGCTCTTCCTCACCGAGCTACGCGAGGGCCACGGCTCCGTCGAGGGCTACCTCCGCCACGCCGGCGTGACCGACGAGCAGGTCAAGGCCCTCCGCGCCCACCTCCTGGACTGACCCGGGAAGCGCGCACGGCCGGCGCCGTCGAGGACGGGCCGGCCGTGCGGGACGCGCTGGTGGAGGGTCAGAGGACGCGGGAGACCCAGCCGTGCCGGTCCTCGACGCGGCCGCGCTGGATGTCCACCAGCTTCTGGCGCAGCGCCATGGTGGAGCGGCCCGGCTCGCCGCCGCCGATCAGGAACTCCCCGTCCGGGAAGCGCACCCCGCCGATCGGGGTGATCACGGCGGCGGTGCCGCAGGCGAACACCTCGCGCAGCCGCCCGCTGGCCGCGTCGGCCTGCCAGTCGGCGAAGCTGACCGGCCGCTCCTGCACCCGGTGCCCCGACTCCGCGGCCAGGGTGAGGATCGCGTCGCGGGTGATGCCCGGCAGGATGGTGCCGGTCAGCGGCG is part of the Micromonospora halotolerans genome and encodes:
- a CDS encoding peroxiredoxin, whose amino-acid sequence is MLTVGDHFPEYELTACVSLDADKAFETINHKTYEGKWRVVFFWPKDFTFICPTEIAEFGRLNGEFADRDAQVLGVSVDNEFVHYAWRKDHPDLRDLPFPMLSDIKRELTADCGVLGEDGVAQRATFIVDPDNEIQFAMVTAGSVGRNVSEVLRVLDALQTDELCPCNWNKGGATLDANALLAGAGA
- a CDS encoding tyrosine-protein phosphatase, with protein sequence MDAPETPFPALFNFRDVGGYRTRDGRTVRRRRLYRSDSLHRIDETDRAAFTALGIRTVIDLRRPTEVARDGRVPAYDGLAYRHIHPEHQDWAERTYEPGSDLARYLADRYADLARTGTAGLAEAVGLIADSANAPVVVHCVAGKDRTGIVCGLTLAVLGVPDDDVAADYALSTAASERFSAWVRATLPDAVEPPPPFLASPAEAMMLFLTELREGHGSVEGYLRHAGVTDEQVKALRAHLLD
- a CDS encoding PRC-barrel domain-containing protein: MERLDPRTTHGTPDPLTQGGQGAFAGGAPAGRFDPWSYRDDAGVTGVDLVGYKVEASDGGIGKVDRASHEVNSSFLVVDTGPWIFGKKVMLPAGTVNHVDHDERKVYVDRSKDQIKAAPEYDEATDTDPAYRDKLGGYYDDTYSSIPPGTAR
- a CDS encoding carboxymuconolactone decarboxylase family protein: MGLDAVKAALPEYAKDIKLNLGSTIATSTLKPEQAWGTALACAVAARNPVVLREIAAEAAGHLTPEAVEAAKGAATIMAMNNVYYRAKHLIGDEQYASLPARLRMQIIARPGVEKTDFELWCLAVSAITGCGVCLESHEKTLRAAGFSRDQVHEGLRIASVVHAAAVALDAEAALA